From Pseudomonas hefeiensis, one genomic window encodes:
- a CDS encoding WYL domain-containing protein, whose translation MLGELKRQHLIERFDIQEAAASRDIALYKTLSKHNLVYDASSRLYKASESFKSLFDPTAEHALIWITKGLGDGEPRDTTPGITVDFPDQLTWPKLDILGHVTQAIHQKCPLQIDYESLNGSSQRVIVPFSLVDNGLRWHVRGFDRKSGEFRDFVITRIRKASPLLDDAVAVHETSDQDIQWTRIVELTLIPHPDQPRPEVTLMDYAMVDGMLSLKLRAATAGYTLRKWSVDCSPDHSLRGPEYRLWLSDPLALYGVKNAILAPGYVAPDAREF comes from the coding sequence ATGCTGGGCGAACTCAAGCGTCAGCACTTGATCGAGCGCTTTGACATTCAGGAAGCAGCGGCCAGTCGTGACATCGCGCTGTACAAAACGCTCAGTAAACACAACCTGGTGTATGACGCGAGTTCGCGCCTCTACAAAGCCAGTGAATCCTTCAAGAGTCTGTTTGACCCCACCGCGGAACACGCGCTGATCTGGATCACCAAGGGGCTCGGTGACGGGGAACCCAGAGACACCACGCCTGGGATTACGGTCGATTTTCCAGATCAGCTGACGTGGCCGAAGCTCGATATCCTGGGCCACGTCACCCAGGCGATTCACCAGAAATGCCCCCTGCAGATTGATTACGAGTCGCTGAACGGATCCAGCCAGCGCGTCATCGTGCCTTTTTCTCTGGTCGACAATGGACTTCGCTGGCACGTCCGTGGGTTTGACAGGAAGTCGGGCGAGTTCCGAGATTTCGTCATTACCCGGATCCGCAAGGCAAGCCCTCTTCTCGATGATGCCGTTGCTGTTCACGAGACGAGCGATCAAGACATTCAGTGGACAAGGATAGTTGAGCTGACACTTATCCCTCACCCTGATCAACCGCGACCGGAAGTCACGCTCATGGATTACGCAATGGTTGATGGGATGCTGTCGCTGAAACTTCGGGCGGCTACGGCGGGCTACACCCTACGTAAGTGGAGCGTGGACTGTTCACCAGATCACAGTCTAAGGGGGCCAGAATATAGGTTGTGGTTGTCCGATCCCTTGGCACTGTACGGTGTCAAGAACGCGATCCTTGCTCCTGGTTATGTCGCACCTGACGCGCGCGAATTTTGA
- a CDS encoding DUF6063 family protein — MDNQNSAAARLIYRALNLSATPANDVEYRELLARYRASPELQQVLAEIAEGMELVVLDVSERGLIIAPTRKESRFSIRLVDLRKNLSEDQRVALALSFLAICAVFYPTTALIEDDSRFPMPATLAMFRDTLTALSGRMNALEDSDDYSREELRPGWSYIHSLPVSIPQADRASPNSIEGLVRMALNYLIDYGLVNNVGAQDESEAVEYTATHRLRIQLRERTLPRLFDYVRSGATA, encoded by the coding sequence TTGGATAACCAGAACAGCGCCGCTGCACGTCTGATTTATCGGGCACTTAATTTAAGTGCGACCCCGGCCAATGACGTGGAGTATCGCGAGCTATTGGCTCGGTACCGCGCCAGCCCAGAATTGCAGCAGGTCCTCGCGGAAATTGCCGAAGGGATGGAACTGGTAGTGCTTGATGTCAGCGAGCGAGGCTTGATCATCGCCCCGACACGTAAGGAAAGCCGCTTCTCAATACGTCTTGTCGATCTTCGCAAAAATCTGTCTGAAGACCAGCGCGTGGCGCTGGCACTGAGCTTCCTGGCCATCTGCGCGGTGTTTTATCCAACGACCGCTCTGATTGAAGATGACAGCCGGTTTCCGATGCCGGCGACGCTGGCCATGTTCAGAGACACCTTGACTGCTTTGTCCGGGCGCATGAACGCACTCGAAGACTCCGATGATTACTCCCGAGAGGAGCTGCGACCCGGCTGGAGCTACATTCACAGCCTGCCAGTTTCGATCCCCCAAGCCGATCGCGCGTCACCAAATTCGATTGAAGGATTGGTGCGCATGGCACTCAACTACCTGATTGATTACGGATTGGTGAATAACGTGGGGGCTCAAGATGAGAGCGAAGCGGTTGAATATACCGCCACCCATCGACTGCGTATTCAGTTGCGTGAACGGACGTTACCGCGACTATTTGACTATGTGCGTTCCGGCGCAACGGCCTGA